A section of the Ruania halotolerans genome encodes:
- a CDS encoding biotin transporter BioY, whose protein sequence is MSIAAATPRDYLLRPWAGSRVRDAALVSGAVLLTALLAQVSIPVPGSPVPVTGQTLAVLLVGATMGLHRGVAAMGVYLLLGAVGLPVFADGSAGAAALIGPTGGYLAGFLLAAAAMGRLAERGWDRTPLRMLALGVLGQAIVFAVGVPWLAVSVGLGPADAIAAGFTPFIVGGLIKSAVAGMLLPGAWRLVRRDSTGG, encoded by the coding sequence ATGTCGATCGCTGCCGCAACTCCCCGCGACTATCTGCTGCGCCCCTGGGCAGGCAGCAGGGTGCGTGATGCCGCGCTGGTCTCAGGCGCGGTGTTGCTCACGGCGCTGCTCGCCCAGGTCTCGATCCCAGTGCCGGGATCACCGGTTCCGGTGACCGGTCAGACGTTGGCGGTGCTGCTCGTCGGCGCCACGATGGGACTGCACCGAGGGGTCGCAGCGATGGGCGTCTACCTCCTCCTCGGAGCGGTCGGTCTGCCAGTGTTCGCCGACGGTTCCGCGGGAGCCGCTGCGCTGATTGGGCCCACCGGTGGCTACCTGGCCGGCTTCCTGCTCGCGGCGGCCGCGATGGGGCGGCTCGCAGAGCGCGGCTGGGACCGGACACCGCTGCGGATGCTCGCGCTGGGAGTGCTGGGCCAGGCCATCGTGTTCGCCGTTGGAGTGCCCTGGCTCGCGGTCTCGGTGGGACTCGGCCCCGCTGACGCGATCGCCGCCGGCTTCACACCGTTCATCGTCGGTGGTCTGATCAAGAGCGCGGTCGCCGGGATGCTGCTGCCCGGCGCCTGGCGACTCGTCCGGCGCGACAGTACCGGCGGTTAG